In a genomic window of Streptomyces noursei ATCC 11455:
- a CDS encoding MIP/aquaporin family protein — protein MSSSDIFISETIGTAVLILMGGGVCAAVTFKRSKAFNAGWVAIAFGWGFAVLTGAYIAAKSGAHLNPAVTIGLAIKGGIEWSQVPVYFAGEFLGAMIGAVLVWLVYYGQFRAHLTDPEVVSGHFGEEGMVDPAAAPKAGPVLGIFSTGPEIRNVVQNLVTEIIATIVLVLAILTLGLSDNGKGVGAIGTLLVALVVTGIGLSLGGPTGYAINPVRDLGPRIVHALLPLPNKGGSDWGYAWIPVVGPLIGGALAGGIYQLAFA, from the coding sequence GTGTCCAGCTCCGACATCTTCATCAGCGAGACCATCGGTACCGCTGTTCTGATCTTGATGGGCGGCGGCGTCTGCGCCGCCGTCACCTTCAAGCGCTCCAAGGCGTTCAACGCCGGATGGGTCGCCATCGCCTTCGGGTGGGGCTTCGCCGTCCTCACGGGTGCCTACATCGCCGCCAAGTCCGGCGCGCATCTCAACCCCGCCGTCACCATCGGTCTCGCGATCAAGGGCGGCATCGAGTGGAGTCAGGTGCCGGTGTACTTCGCCGGCGAGTTCCTCGGGGCCATGATCGGCGCGGTTCTGGTCTGGCTGGTGTACTACGGGCAGTTCCGGGCGCATCTGACCGACCCGGAGGTGGTGTCCGGCCACTTCGGCGAGGAGGGCATGGTCGACCCGGCCGCCGCTCCCAAGGCCGGCCCCGTGCTGGGCATCTTCTCCACCGGCCCGGAGATCCGGAACGTGGTGCAGAACCTCGTCACCGAGATCATCGCCACCATCGTGCTCGTGCTGGCGATCCTCACCCTCGGGCTGAGCGACAACGGCAAGGGCGTGGGCGCGATCGGCACACTGCTGGTCGCCCTGGTCGTCACCGGCATCGGCCTCTCCCTGGGCGGACCGACCGGCTACGCCATCAACCCGGTCCGCGACCTCGGTCCGCGCATCGTGCACGCGCTGCTGCCGCTGCCGAACAAGGGCGGATCCGACTGGGGCTACGCCTGGATCCCGGTCGTCGGCCCGCTGATCGGCGGAGCCCTCGCCGGAGGCATCTACCAGTTGGCGTTCGCCTGA
- a CDS encoding IclR family transcriptional regulator, which yields MARTIQSLERAAAMLRLLAGGERRLGLSDISSSLGLAKGTAHGILRTLQQEGFVEQDATSGRYQLGAELLRLGNSYLDVHELRARALVWTDDLARSSGESVYLGVLHQQGVLIVHHVFRPDDSRQVLEVGAMQPLHSTALGKVLSAYDPVAHSEAVESAREAFTPRTTTGLPDFETVLDLTRARGWAADVEETWEGVASIAAPIHDRRRMPVGAVGVAGAVERVCRDGELRPEIVAAVRDCARAVSRDLGAGRF from the coding sequence ATGGCACGCACCATCCAGTCGCTGGAGCGAGCAGCCGCCATGCTGCGACTGCTCGCCGGGGGAGAACGGCGGCTGGGTCTCTCCGACATCTCCTCCTCGCTCGGCCTGGCCAAGGGCACCGCCCACGGCATCCTGCGCACCCTCCAACAGGAGGGCTTCGTGGAGCAGGACGCGACCTCGGGCCGCTATCAGCTGGGCGCCGAGCTGCTACGGCTGGGCAACAGCTACCTGGACGTCCACGAGCTGCGGGCCCGCGCCCTGGTATGGACCGACGATCTGGCCCGCTCCAGCGGGGAGAGCGTCTACCTGGGCGTCCTGCACCAGCAGGGCGTACTGATCGTGCACCACGTCTTCCGCCCCGACGACAGCCGGCAGGTGCTGGAGGTCGGCGCGATGCAGCCGCTGCACAGCACCGCGCTGGGCAAGGTGCTGTCGGCCTACGACCCGGTGGCGCACAGCGAGGCCGTGGAGAGCGCGCGGGAGGCGTTCACGCCACGGACCACGACCGGGCTGCCGGACTTCGAGACGGTGCTGGATCTCACGCGGGCGCGCGGCTGGGCCGCGGACGTGGAGGAGACCTGGGAGGGCGTGGCCTCGATCGCCGCGCCGATCCACGACCGGCGCCGGATGCCGGTGGGCGCGGTGGGGGTCGCCGGGGCCGTGGAGCGGGTGTGCCGGGACGGCGAGCTGCGGCCGGAAATCGTCGCTGCTGTGAGGGATTGCGCACGTGCGGTCTCTCGTGACCTCGGAGCAGGGCGATTCTGA
- the metH gene encoding methionine synthase, with amino-acid sequence MASNTPSSTSSSRVTALREALASRVVVADGAMGTMLQAQDPTLEDFQQLEGCNEILNLTRPDIVRSVHEEYFAVGVDCVETNTFGANFAALAEYDIPERVFELSEAGAAIAREVADEFTASTGQQRYVLGSMGPGTKLPTLGHVDYLILRDAYQRNAEGMIAGGADALLVETTQDLLQTKAAVLGARRALEATGTHLPIICSVTVETTGTMLLGSEIGAALTALEPLGIDMIGLNCATGPAEMSEHLRYLARHSRIPLSCMPNAGLPVLGKDGAHYPLSAAELADAQETFVGEYGLSLVGGCCGTTPEHLRQVVERVRGMAPTVREPRPEPGAASLYQTVPFRQDTSYLAIGERTNANGSKKFREAMLDGRWDDCVEMARDQIREGAHMLDLCVDYVGRDGVADMEELAGRFATASTLPIVLDSTEVDVLRAGLQKLGGRAVINSVNYEDGDGPESRFAKVTRLAAEHGAALIALTIDEEGQARTPEKKVEIAERLIDDLTGNWGVHESDILIDTLTFTICTGQEESRKDGIATIEAIRELKRRHPDVQTTLGLSNISFGLNPAARIVLNSVFLDECVKAGLDSAIVHASKILPIARFDEEQVTTALDLIYDRRRPAQGNEPAYDPLQRLMELFEGATAKSLKADKAAELAALPLEERLKRRIIDGEKNGLEDDLEAALADRPALDIVNVTLLDGMKVVGELFGSGQMQLPFVLQSAEVMKSAVAYLEPHMEKSDDEGKGTIVLATVRGDVHDIGKNLVDIILSNNGYNVVNLGIKQPVSAILEAAEEHKADVIGMSGLLVKSTVIMKENLEELNQRKMAADYPVILGGAALTRAYVEQDLHEIYEGEVRYARDAFEGLRLMDALIAVKRGVPGATLPELKQRRVPQRATPAAGAAGGSADPEPDQGAVRSDVATDNPVPTPPFWGTRVIKGIQLADYASWLDEGALFKGQWGLKQARTGEGPTYEELVETEGRPRLRGWLDKLQTENLLEAAVVYGYFPCVSKGDDLILLGEDGTERTRFTFPRQRRGRRLCLADFFRPEESGETDVVGLQVVTVGSRIGEATAELFAANSYRDYLELHGLSVQLAEALAEYWHARVRAELGFAGEDPADVEDMFALKYRGARFSLGYGACPDLEDRAKIADLLQPERIGVQLSEEFQLHPEQSTDAIVIHHPEAKYFNAR; translated from the coding sequence ATGGCCTCGAATACGCCCTCGTCCACCAGCTCGTCCCGCGTCACCGCGCTCCGCGAGGCCCTCGCCTCACGGGTGGTGGTCGCCGACGGCGCCATGGGAACGATGCTCCAGGCGCAGGATCCGACCCTGGAGGACTTCCAGCAGCTGGAGGGCTGCAACGAGATCCTCAACCTCACCCGCCCCGACATCGTGCGCTCGGTCCACGAGGAGTACTTCGCGGTGGGCGTGGACTGCGTGGAGACCAACACCTTCGGCGCCAACTTCGCCGCCCTGGCCGAGTACGACATCCCCGAGCGGGTCTTCGAGCTGTCCGAGGCCGGTGCGGCGATCGCCCGCGAGGTGGCGGACGAGTTCACCGCCTCGACCGGCCAGCAGCGCTACGTCCTCGGCTCCATGGGCCCGGGCACCAAGCTCCCCACCCTCGGCCACGTCGACTACCTCATCCTGCGGGACGCCTACCAGCGCAACGCCGAGGGCATGATCGCCGGCGGCGCGGACGCCCTGCTGGTGGAGACCACCCAGGACCTCCTCCAGACCAAGGCCGCCGTGCTGGGCGCCCGCCGCGCCCTGGAGGCGACCGGCACCCACCTGCCGATCATCTGCTCGGTCACCGTCGAGACCACCGGCACGATGCTGCTGGGCTCGGAGATCGGCGCCGCGCTCACCGCGCTGGAGCCCCTGGGCATCGACATGATCGGCCTGAACTGCGCCACCGGCCCGGCCGAGATGAGCGAGCACCTGCGCTACCTGGCCCGGCACTCCCGCATCCCGCTGTCCTGCATGCCCAACGCCGGCCTGCCGGTCCTGGGCAAGGACGGCGCGCACTACCCGCTGAGCGCCGCCGAGCTGGCCGACGCCCAGGAGACCTTCGTCGGCGAGTACGGGCTGTCCCTGGTGGGCGGCTGCTGCGGCACCACCCCCGAGCACCTCCGGCAGGTCGTCGAGCGGGTCCGGGGCATGGCGCCCACCGTCCGCGAACCGCGCCCCGAGCCCGGCGCGGCCTCCCTGTACCAGACCGTCCCGTTCCGCCAGGACACCTCCTACCTGGCGATCGGCGAGCGGACCAACGCCAACGGGTCGAAGAAGTTCCGCGAGGCGATGCTGGACGGCCGCTGGGACGACTGCGTGGAGATGGCCCGCGACCAGATCCGCGAGGGCGCGCACATGCTCGACCTGTGCGTGGACTACGTGGGTCGGGACGGCGTCGCCGACATGGAGGAGCTGGCCGGCCGCTTCGCCACCGCCTCCACCCTCCCGATCGTCCTGGACTCCACCGAGGTCGACGTCCTGCGGGCCGGGCTGCAGAAGCTCGGCGGCCGCGCGGTGATCAACTCCGTCAACTACGAGGACGGCGACGGCCCGGAGTCCCGCTTCGCGAAGGTGACGCGGCTGGCGGCCGAGCACGGTGCGGCGCTGATCGCGCTGACCATCGACGAGGAGGGCCAGGCCCGCACCCCCGAGAAGAAGGTGGAGATCGCCGAGCGGCTGATCGACGACCTGACCGGCAACTGGGGCGTCCACGAGTCCGACATCCTCATCGACACCCTGACCTTCACCATCTGCACCGGCCAGGAGGAGTCGCGCAAGGACGGCATCGCCACCATCGAGGCGATCCGGGAGCTGAAGCGGCGCCACCCCGACGTCCAGACCACCCTCGGCCTGTCCAACATCTCCTTCGGCCTGAACCCGGCCGCCCGCATCGTCCTGAACTCCGTCTTCCTGGACGAGTGCGTCAAGGCGGGCCTGGACTCGGCGATCGTGCACGCCTCGAAGATCCTTCCGATCGCCCGCTTCGACGAGGAGCAGGTCACCACGGCGCTCGACCTGATCTACGACCGGCGGCGCCCCGCGCAGGGGAACGAGCCGGCCTACGACCCGCTGCAGCGGCTGATGGAGCTCTTCGAGGGCGCCACCGCCAAGTCCCTCAAGGCCGACAAGGCCGCCGAGCTGGCCGCGCTGCCGCTGGAGGAGCGACTCAAGCGGCGCATCATCGACGGTGAGAAGAACGGCCTGGAGGACGACCTCGAAGCGGCCCTGGCGGACCGCCCGGCCCTCGACATCGTCAACGTGACCCTGCTGGACGGCATGAAGGTCGTCGGCGAGCTGTTCGGCTCCGGCCAGATGCAGCTGCCGTTCGTGCTCCAGTCCGCCGAGGTCATGAAGAGCGCGGTGGCCTACCTGGAGCCGCACATGGAGAAGTCCGACGACGAGGGCAAGGGCACCATCGTGCTGGCCACCGTCCGCGGCGACGTCCACGACATCGGCAAGAACCTCGTCGACATCATCCTGTCCAACAACGGCTACAACGTCGTCAACCTCGGCATCAAGCAGCCCGTCTCCGCGATCCTGGAGGCCGCCGAGGAACACAAGGCCGACGTCATCGGGATGTCCGGGCTCCTGGTCAAGTCCACGGTGATCATGAAGGAGAACCTGGAGGAGCTCAACCAGCGGAAGATGGCGGCCGACTACCCCGTCATCCTCGGCGGCGCCGCCCTCACCCGCGCCTACGTCGAACAGGACCTCCACGAGATCTACGAGGGCGAGGTCCGCTACGCCCGCGACGCCTTCGAGGGCCTGCGGCTGATGGACGCCCTGATCGCCGTCAAGCGCGGCGTGCCGGGCGCGACCCTGCCCGAGCTCAAGCAGCGGCGGGTGCCCCAGCGCGCGACACCGGCGGCCGGCGCCGCGGGCGGGAGCGCCGACCCGGAGCCCGATCAGGGCGCCGTCCGCTCGGACGTGGCCACCGACAACCCGGTGCCCACCCCGCCGTTCTGGGGCACCCGGGTCATCAAGGGCATCCAGCTCGCCGACTACGCCTCCTGGCTGGACGAGGGCGCGCTCTTCAAGGGCCAGTGGGGGCTCAAGCAGGCCCGCACCGGCGAGGGCCCCACGTACGAGGAGCTGGTGGAGACCGAGGGCCGGCCGCGGCTGCGCGGCTGGCTGGACAAGCTCCAGACCGAGAACCTCCTGGAGGCGGCCGTCGTCTACGGCTACTTCCCCTGCGTCTCCAAGGGCGACGACCTGATCCTGCTGGGCGAGGACGGCACCGAGCGGACCCGCTTCACCTTCCCCCGCCAGCGCCGCGGACGCCGCCTGTGCCTGGCCGACTTCTTCCGTCCGGAGGAGTCCGGCGAGACGGACGTGGTCGGACTCCAGGTGGTCACCGTCGGTTCGAGGATCGGCGAGGCCACGGCCGAGCTGTTCGCGGCTAACTCCTACCGCGACTACCTCGAACTGCACGGCCTGTCCGTCCAGTTGGCCGAGGCGCTGGCCGAGTACTGGCACGCCCGGGTCCGGGCCGAGCTGGGCTTCGCGGGCGAGGACCCGGCGGACGTCGAGGACATGTTCGCGCTGAAGTACCGCGGCGCGCGCTTCTCCCTCGGCTACGGCGCCTGCCCCGACCTGGAGGACCGGGCCAAGATCGCGGACCTGCTCCAGCCGGAGCGCATCGGCGTCCAGCTCTCCGAGGAGTTCCAGCTCCACCCCGAGCAGTCCACCGACGCCATCGTCATCCACCACCCGGAAGCCAAGTACTTCAACGCGCGGTGA
- a CDS encoding HAD family hydrolase: protein MTSSIPVVGVSSAEAVTLQAVFLDLDGTLVDTEGFWWEAEAEVFARLGHVLEDSHREVVVGGPMSRSAGYLLRETGADIGLTELSTLLNEAFVARIGRGVPLMPGARRLLCELAAHRVPAALVSASHRTIIERMLDSLGPENFVLTVAGDDLMRTKPHPDPYLTAAARLGVDPTRCAVVEDTLTGVRAGEAAGCRVVAVPSVTPIPPAPGRTVVRSLEEVDLPFLQALITETQGTVH, encoded by the coding sequence ATGACCAGCAGCATCCCCGTAGTCGGCGTCTCCTCGGCCGAAGCCGTGACCCTCCAGGCCGTTTTCCTCGATCTGGACGGCACCCTCGTGGACACCGAGGGCTTCTGGTGGGAGGCCGAGGCCGAGGTCTTCGCGCGGCTCGGCCACGTCCTGGAAGACAGCCATCGGGAGGTCGTGGTCGGCGGACCGATGTCCCGCAGCGCCGGCTATCTGCTGCGGGAGACCGGTGCCGACATCGGCCTGACGGAGCTGAGCACCCTGCTCAACGAGGCGTTCGTGGCCCGGATCGGCCGCGGCGTCCCGCTGATGCCGGGCGCCCGCCGACTGCTGTGCGAGCTGGCCGCGCACCGGGTGCCGGCCGCCCTGGTCTCCGCCTCGCACCGGACCATCATCGAGCGGATGCTGGACTCCCTCGGCCCGGAGAACTTCGTCCTCACGGTCGCCGGCGACGACCTGATGCGCACTAAGCCGCACCCGGACCCGTATCTGACCGCCGCCGCCCGGCTGGGGGTGGACCCGACCCGCTGCGCCGTCGTCGAGGACACCCTGACCGGCGTGCGGGCGGGGGAGGCGGCCGGCTGCCGGGTGGTCGCGGTGCCGTCCGTGACGCCCATCCCGCCGGCTCCCGGGCGGACCGTGGTGCGCTCCCTCGAAGAAGTCGATCTCCCTTTTCTCCAGGCGCTCATCACGGAAACCCAAGGGACCGTGCACTGA
- a CDS encoding ABC transporter substrate-binding protein: MNRKTLVLPALAAGLLAPALAACGNTDGASSDGSPIVVGVASQIEATKAAPAPLDPAQAYDVDAWNVLRSTFQTLMRLPRTGTAVVPEAAESCGFRDTQNEQYRCTLRSGLKFSNGHDLTAQDVKFSFDRMRAINYTNGPVSLLDDIDRVETPSDREVVFHLTKPDATFPQKLATPAAAIVDSQVYPRNSLYKGWETVGSGPYTVKTEHSGDRLTKAVFTKNPEYKGGLTVKNDKVEMRFFDDSAGMAAALRKGDVDLLSRGLTPDEVKGLQNSSDKHLTLQEMPGQEIRYIAFNIKDPAVSNKAVRQAIAQVVNRSQLVRDVYSYTGDPLYSLVPSGLTGHINSFYTKYGNPDVAAARQTLQQANITTPVKFTLTYSKNHYGPNTAKEFAALQQQLNSTKLFDVSIKGIDRWQQFRTDGSSGKYAAYGMGWFADIPDADNYIAPFVGKGNFLNSPYRNDKIESQLIPTTRQQTDRNAAGAGFKQAQDILAEDVPYLPLWQGKQYVAAHDNITGVEWAVNSASALQIWELGRGVSS; encoded by the coding sequence ATGAATCGCAAGACCTTGGTGCTGCCGGCGCTGGCTGCCGGTCTCCTCGCCCCGGCTCTCGCTGCTTGCGGCAACACCGACGGCGCGAGCTCGGACGGCTCGCCGATCGTGGTCGGCGTCGCCTCGCAGATCGAGGCCACCAAGGCGGCGCCCGCGCCGCTGGATCCGGCGCAGGCGTACGACGTCGACGCCTGGAACGTGTTGCGCAGCACCTTCCAGACGCTGATGCGGCTGCCCCGGACCGGTACCGCCGTGGTGCCCGAGGCCGCCGAGTCGTGCGGCTTCCGGGACACCCAGAACGAGCAGTACCGCTGCACCCTGCGCAGCGGCCTGAAGTTCTCCAACGGCCACGACCTGACGGCCCAGGACGTGAAGTTCTCCTTCGACCGGATGCGGGCCATCAACTACACCAACGGCCCGGTGTCGCTGCTCGACGACATCGACCGGGTCGAGACGCCCAGCGACCGCGAGGTGGTCTTCCACCTCACCAAGCCGGACGCCACCTTCCCGCAGAAGCTCGCCACCCCCGCCGCGGCCATCGTCGACAGCCAGGTGTACCCCAGGAACAGCCTCTACAAGGGCTGGGAGACGGTCGGCTCGGGCCCGTACACCGTCAAGACCGAGCACAGCGGCGACCGCCTCACCAAGGCCGTCTTCACCAAGAACCCCGAGTACAAGGGCGGGCTGACGGTGAAGAACGACAAGGTCGAGATGCGGTTCTTCGACGACTCGGCGGGCATGGCGGCGGCGCTCCGCAAGGGCGACGTCGACCTGCTGAGCCGCGGCCTGACGCCCGACGAGGTCAAGGGCCTGCAGAACTCCTCGGACAAGCACCTCACGCTCCAGGAGATGCCCGGCCAGGAGATCCGCTACATCGCCTTCAACATCAAGGACCCGGCCGTCTCCAACAAGGCCGTCCGGCAGGCGATCGCCCAGGTCGTCAACCGCTCCCAGCTGGTGCGCGACGTCTACTCGTACACCGGTGACCCGCTCTACTCGCTCGTCCCCAGCGGCCTCACCGGGCACATCAACTCCTTCTACACCAAGTACGGCAACCCCGACGTCGCCGCCGCCCGGCAGACCCTCCAGCAGGCGAACATCACCACCCCGGTGAAGTTCACCCTGACCTACAGCAAGAACCACTACGGCCCCAACACGGCCAAGGAGTTCGCCGCCCTCCAGCAGCAGCTCAACAGCACCAAGCTGTTCGACGTCAGCATCAAGGGCATCGACCGCTGGCAGCAGTTCCGCACCGACGGGTCGAGCGGCAAGTACGCCGCCTACGGCATGGGGTGGTTCGCCGACATCCCCGACGCGGACAACTACATCGCGCCGTTCGTGGGCAAGGGGAACTTCCTCAACTCCCCCTACCGCAACGACAAGATCGAGTCGCAGCTGATCCCCACCACCCGCCAGCAGACCGACCGCAACGCCGCCGGGGCCGGCTTCAAGCAGGCCCAGGACATCCTCGCCGAGGACGTCCCGTACCTCCCGCTGTGGCAGGGCAAGCAGTACGTCGCCGCCCATGACAACATCACCGGCGTCGAATGGGCCGTCAACTCCGCCTCGGCGCTGCAGATCTGGGAGCTGGGCCGCGGCGTCTCCAGCTGA
- a CDS encoding ABC transporter substrate-binding protein, translating into MKRDQWLAAPIGAGLATVLLAVAGCGTDTSASSGHGEPVVMGTTGKVVATDPASGYDPDSWLLFNNVFQSLLSFPKGQTTPEPEAAESCGFTGSDSKVYRCTLKDGLTFSNGDQLTSQDVKFSFDRIQRIKDDKGPAVMFSALESVETPDARTVVFHLKSPDATFPMKIASGAGSIVDHTAYPADRLRTDGKAVGSGVYTLDSYGPEQAKFSVNSSYKGPAKAKNSGMTLKFYANRDQLKKAVQGGGIDLAYRGLAMKDIAALDQASLHQQHGTQVVEGGSAEVMHLVFNLKDPVAGKLGVRKAIAYLLDRSTLVRDVYQRTAEPLYSVVPAGITGHNTAFFNTYGDRPQPDKAAAALRDAGVQGKVPLTLWATPDRYGPGTVAAVQEIAEQLNASGLFEAKVHSVPTQEYDQGMAGGKFGVYVKGWIPDYPDPDNFTQPFFGKDSVLANHYSSPDITGRLLPETADQPNRGATKAAFRELQDIIAKDLPVIPIWQGKQYAVARQGVSGLEWTLDSSTVFRFWEISKSTDA; encoded by the coding sequence GTGAAGCGTGACCAGTGGCTGGCCGCCCCGATCGGAGCGGGGCTGGCGACAGTCCTGCTCGCGGTCGCCGGGTGCGGCACCGACACCTCGGCGTCGTCCGGCCACGGCGAGCCCGTCGTCATGGGCACGACCGGCAAGGTCGTGGCCACCGACCCAGCCTCGGGCTATGACCCCGACTCCTGGCTGCTGTTCAACAACGTCTTCCAGTCGCTGCTCAGCTTCCCCAAGGGCCAGACGACGCCGGAACCGGAGGCCGCCGAGAGCTGCGGCTTCACCGGCTCCGACAGCAAGGTCTACCGCTGCACCCTCAAGGACGGCCTGACCTTCAGCAACGGTGACCAGCTCACCTCACAGGACGTCAAGTTCTCCTTCGACCGCATCCAGCGCATCAAGGACGACAAGGGTCCCGCCGTGATGTTCTCCGCCCTGGAGAGCGTCGAGACCCCGGACGCCAGGACGGTGGTCTTCCACCTCAAGTCGCCCGACGCCACCTTCCCCATGAAGATCGCCTCGGGCGCCGGCTCCATCGTCGACCACACCGCCTACCCCGCCGACCGGCTGCGCACCGACGGCAAGGCCGTCGGCTCGGGCGTCTACACCCTCGACTCCTACGGCCCCGAGCAGGCCAAGTTCTCGGTCAACTCGTCCTACAAGGGCCCCGCCAAGGCCAAGAACTCCGGGATGACCCTGAAGTTCTACGCCAACCGCGACCAGCTCAAGAAGGCCGTCCAGGGCGGCGGCATCGACCTGGCCTACCGCGGCCTGGCCATGAAGGACATCGCCGCGCTGGACCAGGCGTCCCTGCACCAGCAGCACGGCACCCAGGTCGTCGAGGGCGGCAGCGCCGAGGTCATGCACCTGGTCTTCAACCTCAAGGACCCGGTCGCCGGCAAGCTCGGCGTCCGCAAGGCCATCGCCTACCTCCTGGACCGCTCCACCCTCGTCCGGGACGTCTACCAGCGCACCGCCGAACCGCTGTACTCGGTCGTCCCGGCCGGCATCACCGGCCACAACACCGCTTTCTTCAACACCTACGGCGACCGCCCGCAGCCCGACAAGGCCGCCGCCGCACTGCGCGACGCCGGCGTCCAGGGCAAGGTCCCGCTGACCCTGTGGGCCACCCCGGACCGGTACGGCCCCGGCACCGTCGCCGCCGTCCAGGAGATCGCCGAACAGCTCAACGCCAGCGGCCTGTTCGAGGCCAAGGTGCACAGCGTGCCCACCCAGGAGTACGACCAGGGCATGGCCGGCGGCAAGTTCGGCGTCTACGTCAAGGGCTGGATCCCCGACTACCCGGACCCGGACAACTTCACCCAGCCGTTCTTCGGCAAGGACAGCGTGCTGGCCAACCACTACAGCTCGCCCGACATCACCGGCCGGCTGCTGCCCGAGACGGCCGACCAGCCCAACCGCGGCGCCACCAAGGCCGCCTTCCGCGAGCTCCAGGACATCATCGCCAAGGACCTGCCGGTGATACCGATCTGGCAGGGCAAGCAGTACGCGGTGGCCCGCCAGGGAGTCTCCGGCCTGGAATGGACCCTGGACTCCTCGACCGTCTTCCGCTTCTGGGAGATCAGCAAGTCGACCGACGCCTGA
- a CDS encoding response regulator codes for MAIRVLLVDDQPLLRTGFRMILEAEQDLAVVGEAGDGLQALEQVRALQPDVVLMDIRMPRMDGVEATRQITGPAKDGPAKVLVLTTFDLDEYVVEALRAGASGFLLKDAPAHELVQAIRVVAAGEAMLAPSITRRLLDKYAGHLPSGEEPVPNTLHTLTEREVEVLKLVARGLSNAEIAADLFVSETTVKTHVGHVLTKLGLRDRVQAAVYAYESGLVRPGAQ; via the coding sequence GTGGCAATCCGCGTCCTGCTGGTCGACGACCAGCCCCTGCTGCGTACGGGTTTCCGGATGATTCTGGAGGCCGAGCAGGATCTGGCGGTCGTCGGTGAGGCGGGCGACGGACTCCAGGCACTGGAACAGGTACGGGCGCTGCAGCCCGATGTGGTGCTGATGGACATCCGGATGCCGCGGATGGACGGGGTCGAGGCGACCCGGCAGATCACCGGCCCGGCGAAGGACGGCCCGGCGAAGGTGCTGGTGCTGACCACGTTCGACCTGGACGAGTACGTCGTCGAGGCGCTGCGGGCCGGGGCCAGCGGCTTCCTACTCAAGGACGCCCCGGCGCATGAGCTGGTGCAGGCGATCCGGGTGGTGGCGGCGGGCGAGGCGATGCTCGCGCCCAGCATCACCCGGCGCCTGCTGGACAAGTACGCCGGCCATCTGCCGTCGGGCGAGGAGCCGGTGCCGAACACCCTCCACACGCTCACCGAGCGGGAGGTGGAGGTGCTGAAGCTGGTGGCCCGCGGCCTGTCGAACGCGGAGATCGCGGCGGATCTGTTCGTCAGCGAGACGACGGTCAAGACGCACGTCGGCCACGTGCTGACGAAGCTGGGGCTGCGGGACCGGGTGCAGGCGGCGGTGTACGCCTACGAGAGCGGGCTGGTGCGGCCCGGCGCCCAGTAG